The nucleotide window ATTTGGGGACTCGGCAAACAGGTCGGCGATACCCTGCACTATGTCGACGAGTACGGCCGGCCGTTCGCCGTGCGCCTTGTCGGCGGACTGCAGAATTCCATCTTTCAAGGCAATCTGCTCATTGATGAACAAGCCTTCGTCCGCCGCTTTCCCTCGACGTCCGGCTATCGGGTGCTGCTCATCGATGCGCCTCAGGCGAACCGCACGCAACTCGAACAACAGTTAACCTGGGCGCTGGAGGATTACGGCTTTGAGGCAGTCGCGACACGCGAACGGCTGGCTGCGTTCAATGCGGTGACCAACACTTACCTATCGATTTTCATGGTCCTCGGCGGCCTGGGCCTTATGATCGGCGCGTTGGGACTCGGCGTGCTCGTCCATCGCCGCGTCATGGAGCAGCGCGGCGAGCTGGCGCTGCTGCGCGCGCTCGGCTTTCAACGGCCGGCGATTCGCCGCATGCTCTTTGCCGAGCATGCAGCCCTGCTGCTTGCCGGCGTATTTTGCGGCGCAACCGCAGCGCTGACCGCCTCGGCGCCCAACCTGCTGCGCGGCGAGGCTTTGCCGCCGACGCTTTGGGCGCTGATCGTGCTCATCCCGTCCGTCGGCGCCGCCGCCCTGCACCGCACCGCCGATTCGGCCCTGCGCCAGGACCTTTTACCGGCATTACGCCATGAATAATCTCTATGATGTTGAACCATACTCGGTAGGAGGAACTATGACGTTTCATCAACTCATCCATTATCGCTACAGCGTTCGCGCTTTTCGGCCGGATCCGGTCGAGCCGATGAAGCTGGAGAGGGTTGTCGAAGCCTTTTGCATCGCACCGACGGCCGCCAACCGCCAGCCGTTCCGCCTGTACGTCATCGAAACCGCCAAGCATCGCGAGACGCTCAAGCGTCTCTATGGCCGCGAATGGTTCGTGCAGGCGCCGTACGTCCTTGGCGTCGTTGCCGTGCCCGAGGAAGCCTGGACGCGCCGCGACGGCGTCAACTATGCGGAGGTAGATGCGACCATCGCCTTCGATCACCTCATCCTGCAGGCGGCGGAGCTGGGCCTGGGTACCTGCTGGGTCGCCGCGTTCGACCCGCAGGTCGCCCGCGAGCTGCTCGGCTATCCGCCGACCTGGCAGCCGGTCGCGTTTACGCCGCTCGGCTACCCCGCGGACGCTCCGAAACCGAAAATCCGTCGACCGCAGGAAGAATTGGTCGTGTATGTATAAAAATCGTCACACGGCGGCGCTCAAGGCCTGCCGCTCACTTTGCCATCCGCTAAAGGTGATCTATGAACAAACCTCTTTTGCTTTTCCTCCTATCGGCCGCGGCCTGGGCTCAAGGGCCGTACCTCAGCCTGTCGGCCGGATTTGCCCTGCCGACCGGCGACTTTGCCGGCCAACGTCAAAAAGCCGACGTCGGCTTTGCCAAGATCGGCTTTACCGGCGGCGCCGAATTCGACCTGATGACCGGCCTCGACGGCCTGGCGTGGTCCAGCGCGCTCTTTTATCTCGCCAACGACTATGAGAGCAATACCTTCACCCAAGGCTTGGAAATGGACCTCTACGAATCCGGCGCCTACGGAACGATCAGCGCCATGACCGGCTTGAAATGGTACAAGCCGCTCGGCGAAAGCGCGACCCTCTTCCTTTTGAGCCGCATCGGTCTGGCTTCCGTCAAGGGACCGTTCCTCAGCGGCATTCCGACGGCTTCGACCTCGTACGAAATCGTCGAATTCCAAATGAACCGCAGCAACGGCTTTGCCTACGCCTTCGGGCTGGGCATGGTCTTTAACCAGCGCACCTATCTCGGACTGCAGTGGCTCAACGCCGGCCGCGCCGGTTTCAGCAAAACCGTGTCCTACACCCTCGGCAACAACCGCCGAACCGCCCAAGTCGGATGGGAAACCC belongs to candidate division KSB1 bacterium and includes:
- a CDS encoding nitroreductase family protein, whose product is MTFHQLIHYRYSVRAFRPDPVEPMKLERVVEAFCIAPTAANRQPFRLYVIETAKHRETLKRLYGREWFVQAPYVLGVVAVPEEAWTRRDGVNYAEVDATIAFDHLILQAAELGLGTCWVAAFDPQVARELLGYPPTWQPVAFTPLGYPADAPKPKIRRPQEELVVYV